One Methanomassiliicoccales archaeon genomic window carries:
- a CDS encoding ABC-F family ATP-binding cassette domain-containing protein — MSKSFGKKDVLKSVTAIIEPGDRIGLVGSNGSGKSTLLRLLVGEIKPDTGEIEVRTSKIGYLPQFESEEGIIQDFCLDPKQKAKQARLEELEQLMMQAASDTSIDMNTVVMEYDRLLEELASGKDHSVEEFRNRAKQQLGIPDNLWNSSFQGLSGGEQTKMRLARLMMQAEDAELLILDEPTSHLDIEGTQALEEFLLRYKGALVVVSHDRYFLNSMVSTIWDLDDGKLREYRGNYSDFVEKKKLEKEKLRLAEEKLRHERDRLLKAAEEQHLRNRYGRAHKAMIRRAERLTPVETIREEGSISFQISTADKHGKAFIRAKNLLVARGKQKILDMVDFELNLGDKLGVFGPNGSGKTSLLKVLNGELPYLGELWISPAAKIGYFSQSHDGLDERLTPEEQLLQVLGKDDRAAARSILAKLLFDDLKVKTPIEKLSGGERAKVAIALLICEQRNLLLLDEPNNYLDVASREALEEALKEYPGTLILVTHDRYLLDAICNRVAELRGGMLRFFNGTYSQMQGVWRQEEYLTEAQVYRVVSGFTDWTTRKKLRSGDTIAIAPSELEFYKWAFDNGKLKKLDRKEYKKVKKVE, encoded by the coding sequence GTGTCAAAGTCATTCGGGAAGAAAGATGTGTTGAAGTCGGTCACAGCCATCATTGAGCCAGGGGATCGCATCGGATTAGTAGGGTCTAATGGCTCTGGGAAGAGCACTCTGCTCCGCTTACTCGTAGGGGAGATTAAACCAGATACGGGGGAAATCGAAGTTCGCACATCGAAAATAGGATATCTCCCGCAGTTTGAATCCGAGGAGGGCATTATTCAGGATTTCTGTCTCGATCCTAAGCAGAAGGCGAAGCAGGCTCGCTTGGAAGAGCTGGAGCAGTTGATGATGCAAGCCGCATCCGATACCAGTATTGACATGAACACGGTAGTGATGGAGTATGATCGCCTGCTGGAGGAATTGGCATCAGGCAAGGACCATTCTGTGGAAGAATTTAGAAATAGAGCCAAGCAGCAACTGGGAATCCCGGACAATTTGTGGAACAGTTCATTTCAAGGGTTGAGCGGTGGGGAACAGACCAAGATGCGCTTGGCGCGCTTGATGATGCAGGCTGAAGATGCTGAGCTGTTGATACTCGATGAGCCTACCAGTCATTTAGATATCGAAGGCACACAGGCCTTGGAGGAATTCCTATTAAGATACAAAGGAGCGCTGGTGGTAGTGTCCCATGACCGTTATTTCCTGAATAGCATGGTATCTACCATATGGGATTTGGATGATGGAAAACTTCGTGAGTATCGAGGAAATTATTCCGATTTTGTGGAAAAGAAGAAGTTGGAAAAAGAGAAGCTAAGATTGGCCGAGGAAAAATTGAGACACGAGCGCGATCGTTTATTGAAAGCAGCGGAGGAGCAGCATCTGCGCAATCGCTATGGAAGGGCTCACAAAGCCATGATCAGAAGAGCAGAGCGCTTGACCCCTGTCGAGACGATTCGTGAAGAAGGAAGTATTAGCTTTCAAATCAGTACAGCGGACAAGCATGGCAAAGCCTTCATCAGGGCCAAAAATCTTCTTGTAGCGAGAGGTAAGCAAAAAATCTTGGACATGGTTGATTTCGAGCTTAACTTAGGTGACAAATTAGGCGTTTTCGGGCCCAACGGCTCGGGAAAGACTAGTCTGCTTAAAGTACTCAATGGGGAATTGCCATATCTTGGGGAGCTATGGATCTCTCCCGCCGCTAAAATAGGCTACTTCTCCCAAAGTCATGATGGGCTGGACGAACGCCTGACGCCCGAGGAGCAATTGTTACAAGTTCTGGGAAAAGATGACAGAGCCGCAGCCAGATCTATATTGGCAAAACTTCTTTTCGATGATCTAAAGGTAAAGACACCGATAGAGAAGCTGTCCGGTGGGGAGAGAGCTAAGGTCGCTATTGCCCTGCTTATATGCGAACAGCGGAATTTATTGCTCTTAGACGAGCCCAATAATTATCTTGATGTGGCATCGCGAGAGGCCCTGGAAGAAGCGCTGAAGGAATATCCTGGTACTCTGATACTCGTAACGCATGACCGTTACCTTCTAGATGCGATTTGTAATCGAGTGGCGGAGCTGCGGGGTGGTATGCTAAGGTTTTTCAACGGGACCTATTCGCAGATGCAGGGCGTGTGGCGTCAAGAGGAATATCTTACCGAAGCCCAGGTGTATCGCGTAGTGAGCGGGTTCACTGATTGGACTACTAGAAAGAAACTTAGATCGGGTGATACGATAGCAATCGCTCCCTCCGAACTCGAATTTTATAAATGGGCCTTCGATAATGGCAAGTTGAAAAAATTAGATAGGAAGGAATATAAGAAGGTTAAAAAGGTAGAATAG
- a CDS encoding ferritin family protein, which translates to MEFVLSQPTIDITKIKQGDVEKEALRLAIIAELDAISLYEQLASMVKKDDIRKVLLDVAKEEKTHVGEFQALLLKYDLEQREELEHGKEEVEELTEK; encoded by the coding sequence GTGGAGTTCGTGCTTTCGCAACCAACAATAGACATTACTAAAATCAAGCAGGGTGACGTAGAAAAAGAGGCCTTACGCCTTGCCATTATCGCTGAACTGGATGCCATCTCACTTTACGAGCAATTGGCTTCGATGGTTAAAAAGGATGATATCCGAAAAGTCCTTTTGGATGTAGCAAAGGAAGAGAAAACACATGTCGGAGAGTTCCAAGCCTTGCTCCTAAAGTATGATCTGGAGCAGAGGGAGGAACTTGAGCATGGAAAAGAGGAAGTCGAAGAGCTTACAGAGAAGTAG
- a CDS encoding DUF998 domain-containing protein translates to MKGFKPIYGAWSGLLGALAFALLWSWAVVADGSWQFGVDTLSELGRIGGGGRDIFNFGVILASLLWLPFALGLMKMLPSSWLSRIGGSLFLVSAAFLFAIGIFPIDSGTPHTVASWAFFITALLSLLMLATPLYRMEGLGVIPMIASITAPMLSMAFLAFTSVPLAEAIAVICLMIWAVIVSSHIILLRR, encoded by the coding sequence ATGAAAGGATTCAAACCTATTTACGGTGCTTGGTCAGGTTTGTTGGGAGCCTTGGCCTTTGCTCTGCTCTGGTCTTGGGCCGTGGTGGCGGACGGTTCTTGGCAGTTTGGGGTGGACACACTTTCCGAGCTGGGGCGGATAGGTGGGGGAGGAAGAGACATCTTTAATTTCGGCGTGATTCTCGCCTCCCTTCTCTGGCTGCCATTCGCCCTAGGGCTGATGAAGATGCTTCCGTCAAGTTGGCTCTCGCGCATCGGAGGCTCGCTGTTCCTTGTCTCAGCGGCTTTCCTTTTTGCCATAGGTATCTTCCCCATCGACTCAGGTACGCCTCACACCGTGGCCAGCTGGGCCTTCTTCATTACCGCGCTGTTATCACTTCTTATGCTAGCCACTCCACTTTACCGTATGGAGGGGTTAGGTGTGATCCCTATGATCGCATCCATAACCGCGCCCATGCTATCCATGGCCTTCCTGGCCTTTACCTCAGTGCCCTTGGCCGAGGCCATAGCTGTGATATGTCTCAT
- a CDS encoding TasA family protein, with product MKKRMVMLAIGAMLAAALIAGGAYAYFSDTETSSGNQFSAGSLDLVLGTAGSMPISFINMVPGSSGSSYIQVQNQGSIVAELRISGQNLVDAEGMNYEPETNTAEPGDLSSNVDIEIFVDANANGLRDAGESLLWSGKLNAFNGATVTYGEMAIGATVNIGIYYSVPTTVGNEIMGDTVTFDIVFVLQQV from the coding sequence TTGAAAAAGAGGATGGTGATGTTGGCGATCGGAGCTATGCTTGCCGCCGCCTTAATCGCTGGCGGTGCCTATGCATACTTCAGCGACACGGAGACGAGCTCTGGAAATCAGTTCAGCGCCGGTAGCCTAGATCTAGTTCTGGGCACCGCTGGTTCTATGCCAATCAGCTTCATCAATATGGTCCCAGGTAGCTCAGGCAGCTCCTACATTCAGGTTCAGAACCAGGGTTCTATCGTCGCGGAGTTGAGGATTTCCGGTCAGAACTTAGTCGATGCAGAAGGAATGAATTACGAGCCCGAGACGAATACCGCAGAGCCAGGCGATCTCAGCTCCAACGTCGATATCGAGATATTCGTTGACGCTAATGCCAACGGACTAAGGGATGCTGGTGAGAGTCTGCTCTGGTCGGGAAAGCTTAACGCCTTCAATGGCGCCACTGTGACATATGGAGAGATGGCCATTGGAGCAACTGTCAATATCGGGATATATTACAGTGTGCCCACTACCGTTGGCAATGAAATTATGGGAGATACGGTGACATTCGACATCGTGTTCGTTTTGCAACAGGTGTAA
- a CDS encoding DUF308 domain-containing protein produces MVDGGKNNWMWRMLGGFLLVILGILIIVYPEITVGIVVIVFGVMMLFLGFIQAVFGLSAPEAKSAKWLFILSGILSIIIGILAILTPYYVLIAGWILIAIWAIIWGIFEIVAAFMVPAENMNTIYGDNGKWMAVATGLIAIVLGVIFLAYPESSLTTVVYIAGILVILAGFVQVFESVQMRRVRS; encoded by the coding sequence GTGGTAGATGGTGGAAAGAATAATTGGATGTGGCGGATGCTTGGAGGCTTTCTACTGGTTATCCTTGGGATTCTGATAATTGTGTATCCTGAGATAACCGTAGGGATAGTGGTTATTGTATTTGGTGTAATGATGTTGTTCTTGGGCTTTATTCAGGCGGTATTCGGCTTGTCTGCCCCCGAGGCCAAGTCTGCGAAATGGCTCTTTATCCTATCTGGAATCCTAAGCATAATCATCGGGATATTGGCCATACTCACACCATATTATGTCCTCATCGCGGGCTGGATACTCATAGCTATCTGGGCGATAATCTGGGGCATTTTCGAGATAGTTGCCGCTTTCATGGTCCCTGCAGAGAATATGAATACGATTTATGGCGACAACGGTAAGTGGATGGCCGTGGCGACAGGATTGATCGCCATTGTGTTAGGCGTTATATTCCTCGCTTATCCAGAGTCCTCACTTACCACAGTGGTTTACATAGCTGGTATTTTGGTCATCCTGGCTGGCTTCGTGCAGGTATTCGAGTCCGTGCAAATGAGAAGGGTGAGGTCTTAG
- a CDS encoding DEAD/DEAH box helicase, translating to MAGFESLGIDSRIMKAIEKLGWEEPTPVQLATIPLIMKGKDVMAQAQTGTGKTAAFGIPLLQKISKGKTPSALVLVPTRELGIQVSEELERLGEFMNLKVLPVYGGASIESQLEQLRKGVDIVVGTPGRIIDHIKRGTLDLRNIKHLVLDEADRMLDMGFIDDIRYIMSKLPKKRNTYLFSATLPSEIKELAAEQMNDPEKVNISEERLVLPNTQQVYINIGRKNKIWALCRILDSEKPKAMIFCQTKKMVDILAKALGSYGYPVAALHGDLTQAKREKVLEDFRNDRIKVLIATDVAARGLDIEGVTHVINYDIPENPEVYVHRIGRTGRAGKEGKAITFVTSQEEHLLKEIKDFSGVGVVQVNVPESHGRERVRKVWDFDEISDIFGMVKFRINLGKEDKVSSPDLSNLVAKKARISDLAIGHIEVGEQHSIVEVHKDVALKSMKAMEGANYKGKKLSFEPLKK from the coding sequence ATGGCGGGTTTCGAATCCTTGGGAATAGATTCTCGGATAATGAAGGCGATTGAGAAATTAGGCTGGGAAGAGCCTACACCGGTGCAACTGGCAACCATACCTTTAATCATGAAGGGCAAGGACGTCATGGCGCAAGCCCAAACTGGTACCGGAAAGACCGCTGCCTTCGGCATCCCTCTGTTGCAAAAAATATCTAAAGGCAAGACTCCAAGCGCATTGGTCTTGGTGCCTACGCGCGAATTGGGGATACAGGTCTCGGAAGAGCTGGAAAGATTGGGGGAATTCATGAACCTTAAAGTGCTCCCAGTGTATGGAGGGGCGTCAATAGAGTCGCAGCTCGAGCAATTACGTAAAGGTGTGGATATAGTTGTGGGAACACCAGGAAGGATTATTGACCACATAAAGAGGGGCACGCTTGACCTTCGCAACATAAAACATCTCGTCCTGGATGAGGCCGACCGCATGCTGGACATGGGTTTCATCGACGATATCCGCTACATAATGTCCAAGCTCCCCAAGAAGCGCAATACGTATCTTTTCTCAGCCACCTTACCTTCGGAAATAAAGGAACTGGCAGCGGAGCAAATGAATGATCCAGAGAAGGTCAACATTTCTGAGGAGAGACTAGTATTGCCCAATACGCAGCAGGTCTATATCAACATCGGGAGGAAGAACAAGATATGGGCGCTATGCCGCATCCTCGATTCAGAGAAGCCAAAGGCTATGATTTTCTGTCAAACCAAAAAAATGGTAGACATCCTTGCGAAGGCCCTCGGGTCGTACGGTTATCCAGTAGCGGCCCTTCATGGAGACCTAACCCAGGCTAAGAGAGAGAAGGTGCTCGAGGACTTCCGCAACGATCGCATCAAGGTCCTCATAGCCACGGATGTGGCCGCTCGGGGATTGGATATAGAGGGAGTGACTCACGTCATCAATTATGACATCCCTGAGAATCCAGAGGTTTATGTGCATCGCATAGGCCGAACTGGAAGGGCAGGCAAAGAGGGAAAGGCGATCACCTTCGTCACCTCGCAAGAAGAACACCTCCTTAAGGAGATCAAGGACTTCAGCGGTGTCGGAGTAGTCCAGGTGAATGTACCAGAAAGTCATGGTAGGGAGAGAGTGAGAAAAGTCTGGGATTTCGATGAAATTTCGGACATTTTCGGCATGGTGAAATTCCGCATAAATCTGGGAAAGGAGGACAAAGTCTCTTCACCTGACCTTTCCAACCTGGTAGCCAAAAAAGCGAGAATAAGCGATCTCGCTATTGGGCACATAGAAGTGGGTGAGCAGCATTCCATTGTCGAAGTGCACAAGGATGTTGCCCTAAAGTCCATGAAGGCCATGGAAGGAGCCAATTATAAGGGAAAGAAGCTCAGCTTCGAGCCTTTGAAGAAATAA
- a CDS encoding CorA family divalent cation transporter gives MLLSIHLIGNVPFLSSRFLSILKGRNIQGSYAIPCAQGGIFATQPNGIQDERVSLEQPSAMQRRLSSQAQSGSKAVCVALPIGQKPIKMQADKPSDFLDILQNSSIAWINFTVSDLEKEGTEVAAKLGFSDTIVSALMKGFYSNYEDRDVELGLMVPALRIMGLEIKTYNLIILIRRNLILTIHNEGVTRFIQFSRYADTFLRKLPESMPPEDKLTNMLVRILDENNNRNFEQLREIQDQGDKMSEYLSDPKAPREKLGRNIYEMKHALIEYLNSMWRTNDVLNSLRYGDADVITDNPKVLAKIGLLIEDVNRQISLAEHMSDVLASGLEVLQSIYNNQLQMLNNRMTLAVAWLTILGTAVLVPNTLATIVSSYAGMDAPLALWYSLVLIMATVNATFLAFWWVKRRGIIPPSDSDLDSLGHSEGSQEK, from the coding sequence TTGTTACTTTCTATTCATCTTATTGGCAATGTTCCCTTCCTTTCATCAAGGTTCCTTTCCATTCTAAAAGGGAGAAATATTCAAGGGAGCTATGCGATACCTTGCGCTCAAGGAGGCATATTCGCGACTCAGCCCAATGGTATTCAGGACGAAAGGGTAAGCCTAGAGCAACCCTCAGCCATGCAGAGGAGGTTAAGCTCTCAGGCACAATCAGGATCTAAGGCTGTCTGCGTGGCCCTGCCAATAGGTCAAAAGCCGATAAAAATGCAGGCAGATAAGCCCTCGGATTTCCTCGATATATTACAAAATTCCAGTATCGCCTGGATAAATTTTACCGTGAGCGATCTGGAGAAGGAAGGCACCGAAGTGGCGGCGAAATTGGGATTCAGTGATACCATCGTCTCCGCTCTGATGAAAGGATTCTATTCAAATTACGAGGATCGCGATGTAGAATTGGGCCTGATGGTCCCAGCCCTGAGGATCATGGGTTTGGAGATAAAAACCTACAATCTGATCATCCTTATACGCAGGAATCTGATACTTACTATCCATAATGAAGGAGTGACGCGATTCATCCAATTTTCGCGCTACGCTGACACCTTCCTACGCAAGCTTCCAGAGAGCATGCCTCCCGAGGATAAGCTGACCAACATGTTGGTGCGCATCCTGGATGAGAACAACAACCGTAACTTCGAGCAATTGCGCGAGATTCAAGATCAGGGGGATAAGATGAGTGAGTATCTCTCTGATCCCAAGGCTCCTAGGGAAAAGCTGGGTCGCAATATATACGAGATGAAGCATGCGTTGATTGAGTATCTCAACTCTATGTGGCGCACCAATGATGTCCTTAATTCCTTGCGCTATGGGGATGCGGACGTCATCACAGACAATCCCAAAGTGCTAGCCAAGATCGGCTTATTGATCGAGGACGTCAACCGCCAAATCTCCTTGGCTGAGCATATGTCTGATGTTTTGGCCTCAGGACTGGAGGTCCTGCAATCGATTTACAATAACCAGCTGCAGATGCTCAACAACCGCATGACACTCGCCGTGGCATGGCTTACCATCCTGGGCACGGCTGTATTGGTGCCCAACACTTTGGCCACCATCGTCTCTTCATACGCGGGTATGGATGCCCCATTGGCGTTATGGTATTCATTAGTGCTAATAATGGCCACGGTTAATGCCACATTCCTAGCATTCTGGTGGGTGAAGCGACGTGGAATCATCCCCCCCTCGGACTCTGATCTTGACTCTTTAGGGCACTCCGAGGGCTCTCAAGAAAAATGA
- a CDS encoding ferritin-like domain-containing protein: protein MASQKLLDMLNKAIARELQVSIQYIWQHVQWRGVEHYAVSEEFKNISIVEMKHAEKIAERLWYLGGVPTTKPANIEVGDEFWEMVDNDIKAEQEAIDMYRQIIRDAEEEGDITTAFIFREILEDEEEHHDFFTGLKEGKKPAKKK, encoded by the coding sequence ATGGCATCACAAAAGCTATTGGACATGTTGAATAAGGCTATAGCGAGAGAGCTCCAGGTGTCTATTCAGTACATTTGGCAGCATGTGCAGTGGAGAGGCGTTGAGCATTACGCTGTTAGCGAGGAGTTCAAGAACATATCCATCGTAGAGATGAAGCATGCAGAGAAAATTGCCGAGCGACTCTGGTATCTGGGAGGTGTGCCAACCACTAAGCCTGCCAACATCGAGGTGGGCGATGAATTCTGGGAAATGGTGGACAACGATATAAAGGCCGAACAGGAAGCAATCGACATGTACAGGCAGATAATCCGAGACGCCGAGGAGGAGGGTGACATCACCACAGCCTTCATCTTCCGTGAGATATTGGAAGACGAAGAGGAGCATCATGACTTCTTTACTGGCTTGAAGGAGGGAAAGAAGCCGGCGAAGAAAAAATGA
- a CDS encoding 4Fe-4S binding protein, which yields MTHLYTRIIRKTFDKRFFMAKLTRLPILGQAMEFAFFEDDDIIILPKEKVAEKAVSRSRTIEINIRAEPENVVLPSAVIEYFVLRSRYIFIMDKCMCRDANHCENYPASLGCVFLGRGVLKIPKDMGRMATPEEALEHLRKCREAGLVHLIGRDKIDSVWLGTGPKEDLLSICSCCECCCLWKMLPELNESINATVTRMPGVELIIDQDKCVGCEKCVREGVCYVSAIFIKEGKARIELNLCKGCGRCVEICPKQAIEMHILESDFLQRTINRIQPLVNVSKP from the coding sequence ATGACGCATCTATATACGCGCATAATCAGGAAGACCTTTGATAAGCGCTTCTTCATGGCCAAGCTTACACGCCTGCCTATCCTTGGTCAGGCCATGGAGTTTGCTTTCTTCGAGGACGATGACATAATCATCCTTCCAAAAGAGAAGGTGGCCGAGAAAGCGGTGTCGCGTTCCAGGACCATTGAAATTAATATTCGAGCTGAGCCTGAGAACGTAGTTCTGCCTTCAGCGGTTATAGAGTACTTCGTGTTACGATCTAGATACATATTCATCATGGACAAATGCATGTGCCGAGATGCCAACCATTGCGAGAATTATCCAGCCAGTCTGGGATGCGTTTTTTTGGGAAGAGGCGTCTTGAAAATCCCTAAGGACATGGGTAGGATGGCCACACCAGAGGAGGCCCTCGAACATCTGCGAAAGTGCAGGGAAGCAGGCCTTGTGCATCTGATAGGACGTGACAAGATCGATTCCGTCTGGCTAGGTACAGGACCAAAGGAAGACCTTCTGTCGATCTGCTCTTGCTGCGAGTGCTGCTGCCTATGGAAGATGTTGCCAGAACTGAACGAGAGCATTAATGCCACCGTGACACGCATGCCTGGAGTGGAGCTGATAATCGACCAAGATAAATGCGTTGGATGTGAAAAATGCGTTAGGGAAGGAGTGTGCTACGTCTCTGCAATTTTTATAAAAGAGGGCAAAGCCAGAATCGAACTAAATCTTTGCAAGGGATGCGGTAGATGTGTGGAGATTTGTCCCAAACAAGCCATTGAGATGCATATCTTGGAATCGGACTTTCTACAACGAACGATAAATAGAATCCAACCTTTGGTGAATGTCTCAAAACCATGA